A DNA window from Terriglobales bacterium contains the following coding sequences:
- the otsB gene encoding trehalose-phosphatase — translation MPHLEALDVFETTPHEVSDFFARVAHAPSRVLLLDYDGTLAPFSVDRHRAAPYPAIPALLDRIRNSTNTRLVVVTGRRAYEAAVLLGLRNIEVWGCHGLSRLHSDGTYELPYLDEAAVGQISEANRMLRQQGLFDLLEFKPGATAIHWRGMDSAATQVAQGVEKVWSRLRSHKGLQLLKFDGGMEIRVAGRNKSDVVRTVLAEMGSNSAAAYLGDDHTDEDAFEALRGHGLSVLVRHEYRPTIADAWIQPPDGVIAFLADWADACGGAS, via the coding sequence ATGCCGCACCTTGAAGCACTAGATGTCTTCGAAACGACTCCCCACGAGGTCTCCGACTTCTTTGCGAGAGTCGCGCACGCCCCTTCTCGCGTACTTCTCTTGGACTACGATGGCACGCTGGCGCCATTCTCCGTAGATCGCCACCGCGCTGCTCCTTATCCTGCGATTCCGGCTCTGCTCGATCGGATCCGGAACTCTACGAATACTCGTCTCGTGGTAGTCACGGGTCGTCGCGCCTATGAGGCTGCGGTCCTCCTGGGCCTACGGAACATCGAGGTCTGGGGATGCCACGGTCTGTCCCGCCTTCACTCCGACGGCACGTACGAGCTGCCGTACTTGGATGAGGCTGCTGTGGGCCAGATCTCGGAGGCTAACAGAATGCTCCGCCAGCAGGGACTCTTTGACCTGCTGGAGTTCAAGCCTGGAGCGACTGCCATCCATTGGCGGGGCATGGATTCAGCCGCGACCCAAGTGGCCCAAGGTGTGGAAAAGGTGTGGTCGAGGCTGCGCAGCCACAAGGGGCTCCAGCTACTCAAGTTTGACGGCGGCATGGAGATCCGCGTCGCCGGTAGAAACAAGAGTGATGTGGTGCGTACGGTATTGGCAGAGATGGGAAGCAATTCGGCCGCCGCATACCTGGGCGACGACCACACCGACGAAGACGCCTTTGAGGCATTGCGCGGACACGGACTGAGCGTACTGGTGCGCCATGAATATCGTCCGACCATTGCCGATGCATGGATTCAGCCTCCCGATGGAGTCATCGCCTTCCTCGCCGACTGGGCCGACGCCTGCGGAGGTGCGTCATGA